One Drechmeria coniospora strain ARSEF 6962 chromosome 01, whole genome shotgun sequence genomic region harbors:
- a CDS encoding benzylsuccinyl-CoA dehydrogenase (-benzylsuccinyl-CoA dehydrogenase) — protein sequence MSAHIPPIIANRVSDEAKKMIDVVAKFVEEDCIPADPVLEAQIGEGHDRWERHPAIVEELKAKARKLGLWNMFLPKGHYEESPGWTNVEYAIMAEWLGRSRVASEACNCAAPDTGNMEVLAKYGNDEQKKRWLQPLMDGKIRSAFLMTEPGVASSDATNIELSIRRDGNEYVLSGQKWWSSGAGDPRCKVYIVMGKTDPDNKDAYRQQSVVLVPAGTPGIKINRMLKVYGYDDAPHGHGHLTFTNVRVPISNLVLGEGRGFEIIQGRLGPGRIHHAMRTIGASELALDWMLMRVNDEAKKPFGKLLREHGVILEWIAKSRMEIDAARLVVLNAALKMDEQGAKSALREIAQAKVLIPTTALTVIDRAIQSFGGAGVCQDTPLAGMWAGIRTLRLADGPDEVHLQQMGRNENRRGQQVTEKIRRQQAKTAELLAKHGVQLAQPGTRIRHANL from the exons ATGTCGGCCCACATCCCACCAATT ATCGCAAATCGCGTGAGCGATGAGGCCAAAAAGATGATCGACGTGGTCGCCAagttcgtcgaggaggactGCATTCC CGCCGACCCCGTGCTCGAGGCACAGATAGGCGAGGGTCATGACCGCTGGGAGAGACACCCGGCCAttgtcgaggagctcaaggccaaggcgcgCAAGCTCGGCCTCTGGAACATGTTCCTGCCCAAGGGCCACTACGAGGAGTCTCCGGGCTGGACGAACGTCGAGTatgccatcatggccgagtgGCTGGGTCGGTCGCGCGTCGCCTCCGAGGCGTGCAACTGCGCCGCCCCCGACACGGGCAACATGGAGGTGCTGGCCAAgtacggcaacgacgagcaGAAGAAGCGGTGGCTGCAGCCGCTGATGGACGGCAAGATCCGTTCTGCCTTTCTCATGACGGAGCCGGGCgtggcgtcgtcggatgCGACGAACATCGAGCTGAGCATCCGgcgcgacggcaacgagTACGTGCTGAGCGGGCAGAAGTGGTGGTCGAGCGGTGCCGGCGACCCTCGATGCAAGGTGTACATCGTCATGGGCAAGACGGACCCGGACAACAAGGACGCGTACCGGCAGCAGTcggtggtgctggtgccaGCGGGCACGCCGGGCATCAAGATCAACAGGATGCTCAAGGTCTACGGCTACGACGATGCGCCGCACGGCCACGGTCACCTCACCTTCACCAATGTCAGGGTGCCCATCTCCAACCTCGTGCTGGGTGAGGGCCGAGGATTCGAGATTATCCagggccgtctcggcccAGGCCGAATCCACCACGCGATGCGCACCATTGGCGCG TCTGAGCTGGCACTCGACTGGATGCTGATGCGCGtcaacgacgaggccaagaagcCCTTCGGCAAGCTCCTACGCGAGCATGGTGTGATCCTTGAGTGGATCGCCAAGTCGCGCATGGAaatcgacgccgcccgcctcgtcgtcctcaacGCCGCCCTCAAGATGGACGAGCAGGGCGCCAAGAGCGCGCTGAGGGAGATTGCGCAGGCCAAGGTGCTCATCCCCACGACGGCGCTGACCGTCATCGACCGCGCCATCCAGTCctttggcggcgccggcgtctgcCAGGACACGCCGCTGGCGGGCATGTGGGCGGGCATCCGGACCCtgcgcctcgccgacgggccGGACGAGGTCCACCTGCAGCAGATGGGTCGGAACGAGAACCGACGGGGACAGCAGGTCACGGAGAAGATCAGACGGCAGCAagccaagacggccgagctCCTGGCGAAGCATGGAGTGCAGCTTGCACAACCGGGTACGAGGATTCGGCATGCCAACCTGTAG